The following coding sequences lie in one Stigmatella aurantiaca genomic window:
- a CDS encoding low molecular weight phosphatase family protein, producing MNTVIFACVHNAGRSQMAAAFFNALAAPDKARAVSAGTQPGERVHPEVQAAMAEVGIDLSGARPQRLTDELAQGAQWLITMGCGEACPHVPGLKRGDWPLEDPKGKPVERVREIREEVRARVASLIAREGWERELPA from the coding sequence ATGAACACCGTCATTTTCGCCTGTGTCCACAACGCGGGCCGCTCGCAGATGGCAGCGGCGTTCTTCAACGCCCTGGCCGCCCCGGACAAGGCCCGCGCCGTGTCCGCCGGAACCCAGCCCGGCGAACGCGTGCACCCAGAGGTGCAAGCCGCCATGGCCGAGGTGGGCATCGACCTGTCGGGCGCCAGGCCTCAGCGCCTCACGGACGAACTGGCCCAGGGCGCGCAGTGGCTCATCACGATGGGGTGCGGCGAGGCCTGCCCGCATGTGCCCGGCCTGAAGCGCGGCGACTGGCCCCTGGAGGACCCCAAGGGCAAGCCGGTGGAGCGCGTGCGCGAGATTCGCGAGGAGGTGCGTGCCCGCGTCGCCTCCCTCATCGCTCGCGAGGGGTGGGAACGCGAGCTCCCAGCTTGA
- a CDS encoding carboxypeptidase regulatory-like domain-containing protein, which yields MVLALAACSPASQPSPSPDGGQPPADAGPRAGRITGQALLQEAASHEGIILTLPDAHLSTHTDAEGHFSFEEVPPGVHLVVAIHARYGQAQQTVELQAGQTASVAFSLLRERGQVKGTFQLDDAATAEGITVTLAGTDFQALTDAQGHFSFSGVPTGTYTLEGRKDLYASAQQPVEVRKDETASSSLTLLRERGNVAGTLQLEGEGGPGGIAVALAETGASAATDAQGLFSFEGLPTGPYTLVIQKDLHTSVRHAVEVRAGQTTDVSLTLARARGQVAGTLRLEGISQHGGITVVLKEAGVSTETDAQGHFSFSGVPTGTYTLEGRKDLYTSAQHTVAVQADEAASVSLTLLRERGSVAGTVQLEGVSQHGGTLVTLKEAQVSIQTDAQGRFFLGRIPTGTYTLELQKSLYASVQQTVEVRLGATTDVSFTLARERGGVAGALQLEDASSPEGIAVTLASTAFSTLTGAQGQFSFEGVPTGTYTLVAQKDRFVSVRHSVTVRANAQSSVTLTLALSRGSVAGVLHPDDDASAQGITLTLTELAESAEADAQGRFTFDGLLPGTYTLRVQRDGYLPLQQSVVVLGEQTTSVSLTLARQRGTVAGTVQLTGESVHDGISVTLSGLSRSAVTDAQGHFVLEGVPTGTYTLTARKDHYTRAGQGLEVQWEQTATATLALERLGAPVLTAPALAVQGGHVALTGSGFGAQRGGSQVSLGGQSSLEYISWSDERVVVRVPHAFVPGTYTVTLTPGVSWRPSVSASIRVLPQQTLSTADDWGVGIRPGNTVTTWGGSYYKIPQIPAGLTGVVSVSAEYFAASALKDDGTVVQWGLIGDDSDSVPIPEGLQGVVAISSGLTCTLALKQDGTVTGWGNNYYKQLNIPPGLSGVVAIAAGWMHSLALKADGTVVTWGSGSSQVMTLPPGLSGVVAIATSSDSSLAIKADGTAVIWGYIPGAYGPWELTGLGDVVQAAGGSGHYTLLRANGSLLGWGTNDKGQAAPPASLTDAASVADRSSAFSLALRQNGQIAMWGQLPHSSERPPAGLVLRVPAR from the coding sequence ATGGTGTTGGCCCTCGCGGCCTGCTCACCGGCCTCCCAGCCCTCGCCCTCGCCGGATGGGGGGCAGCCGCCCGCCGACGCGGGCCCCCGGGCCGGGCGCATCACGGGGCAGGCCCTGCTCCAAGAGGCGGCCTCTCATGAGGGAATCATCCTCACCCTCCCCGATGCCCACCTGAGCACCCACACCGACGCCGAGGGCCACTTCTCCTTCGAGGAGGTCCCTCCCGGCGTGCACCTCGTGGTGGCCATCCATGCGCGGTATGGCCAGGCCCAGCAGACCGTGGAACTCCAAGCAGGACAAACGGCCTCCGTGGCGTTCTCCCTGCTTCGCGAGCGGGGCCAGGTGAAGGGGACCTTCCAACTGGACGATGCGGCCACCGCCGAAGGCATCACCGTCACCCTGGCGGGCACGGACTTCCAAGCGTTGACGGACGCGCAGGGCCACTTCTCCTTCAGCGGGGTTCCCACGGGCACCTACACCCTGGAGGGCCGGAAGGACCTTTATGCCTCCGCGCAGCAGCCAGTGGAGGTCCGGAAGGACGAGACCGCCTCGAGCTCCCTCACCTTGCTGCGCGAGCGCGGAAACGTGGCAGGCACCCTCCAGCTTGAAGGGGAGGGCGGTCCCGGCGGCATCGCCGTGGCGCTGGCGGAGACCGGAGCCTCGGCGGCCACGGACGCGCAGGGCCTCTTCTCCTTCGAAGGGCTTCCCACGGGTCCCTACACCCTGGTGATTCAGAAGGATCTCCACACCTCCGTGCGGCACGCCGTGGAGGTGCGCGCGGGGCAGACCACGGACGTGTCGCTCACCCTGGCGCGCGCGCGGGGCCAGGTGGCGGGCACCCTCCGGCTCGAGGGGATCAGCCAGCATGGGGGCATCACCGTGGTCCTGAAGGAGGCGGGGGTCTCGACGGAGACGGACGCGCAGGGCCACTTCTCCTTCAGCGGGGTTCCCACGGGCACCTACACCCTGGAGGGCCGGAAGGACCTCTACACCTCTGCCCAGCATACGGTGGCGGTCCAAGCGGACGAGGCCGCATCCGTCTCGCTCACGCTGCTGCGTGAGCGCGGAAGCGTGGCGGGCACCGTCCAGCTCGAAGGGGTGAGCCAGCATGGGGGCACCCTCGTGACGCTGAAGGAGGCCCAGGTCTCGATTCAGACGGACGCGCAGGGCCGCTTCTTCCTGGGGCGTATCCCCACGGGCACCTACACCTTGGAGCTCCAGAAGAGCCTCTACGCCTCCGTCCAGCAGACGGTGGAGGTGCGGCTGGGGGCCACCACGGACGTGTCGTTCACCCTGGCGCGCGAGCGGGGCGGCGTGGCGGGCGCGCTCCAGCTCGAGGACGCGAGCAGCCCCGAGGGCATCGCCGTCACGCTGGCCTCCACGGCCTTCAGCACGCTGACGGGCGCCCAGGGCCAGTTCTCCTTCGAGGGCGTGCCCACGGGGACCTATACCCTGGTGGCCCAGAAGGACCGCTTCGTCTCCGTCCGCCACAGCGTGACGGTGCGCGCCAACGCGCAGTCCTCCGTCACCCTGACGTTGGCCCTGTCTCGCGGGAGCGTGGCGGGCGTGCTGCACCCGGACGATGACGCCAGCGCGCAGGGCATTACCCTCACGCTGACCGAGTTGGCAGAGAGCGCGGAGGCCGATGCCCAGGGCCGCTTCACTTTCGACGGCCTCTTGCCGGGCACCTACACCCTGCGGGTCCAGCGGGACGGCTACCTCCCGCTCCAGCAGTCCGTGGTGGTGCTGGGCGAGCAGACCACCTCCGTATCCCTCACGCTGGCGCGCCAGCGCGGCACCGTGGCCGGCACCGTTCAGCTCACGGGCGAGAGCGTCCATGACGGCATCTCGGTGACACTCTCCGGTCTGAGCAGGAGCGCGGTCACCGACGCGCAGGGCCACTTCGTCCTCGAAGGGGTCCCCACGGGCACCTACACCCTGACCGCCCGGAAAGACCACTACACGCGTGCCGGGCAGGGGCTGGAGGTGCAGTGGGAGCAGACCGCCACGGCCACCCTGGCGCTGGAGCGCCTGGGCGCGCCGGTGCTCACCGCCCCGGCCCTCGCGGTTCAGGGGGGGCATGTGGCGCTGACAGGCTCGGGCTTCGGAGCACAGCGCGGCGGCTCGCAGGTCTCTCTGGGCGGCCAGAGCAGCCTGGAGTACATCTCCTGGTCGGATGAGCGTGTGGTGGTGAGGGTGCCTCACGCCTTCGTTCCGGGCACCTACACCGTGACGCTCACCCCCGGTGTGTCCTGGAGGCCGAGCGTCTCGGCATCCATCCGCGTGCTGCCGCAGCAGACACTCTCGACCGCCGATGACTGGGGCGTGGGCATCCGGCCCGGCAACACGGTCACCACGTGGGGAGGCAGCTATTACAAAATCCCCCAGATCCCCGCGGGCCTCACCGGCGTCGTGAGCGTGTCCGCGGAATACTTCGCCGCCTCGGCGCTGAAGGATGACGGCACCGTCGTCCAATGGGGGCTGATCGGCGATGACTCGGACAGCGTGCCGATTCCCGAGGGGCTGCAAGGGGTCGTGGCCATCAGCTCGGGATTGACCTGCACCCTGGCCCTCAAGCAGGACGGAACGGTGACCGGCTGGGGAAACAACTACTACAAACAGCTCAACATCCCGCCGGGGCTGAGCGGCGTCGTGGCCATCGCCGCGGGCTGGATGCATTCGCTCGCCCTCAAGGCGGATGGCACGGTCGTCACCTGGGGAAGCGGCAGCTCACAGGTGATGACGCTCCCCCCAGGGCTGAGCGGCGTCGTGGCCATCGCCACCAGCTCCGACAGCAGTCTGGCGATCAAGGCGGATGGCACGGCTGTCATCTGGGGATACATCCCCGGTGCCTATGGCCCCTGGGAGCTGACCGGCCTGGGCGATGTCGTCCAAGCCGCTGGTGGCTCGGGGCACTACACGTTGCTCCGCGCGAATGGCTCCCTCCTGGGATGGGGGACCAACGACAAGGGCCAGGCGGCCCCTCCCGCGAGCCTCACCGATGCGGCGTCGGTGGCGGACCGGTCCAGCGCCTTCAGCCTCGCGCTGCGGCAGAACGGCCAGATCGCGATGTGGGGACAACTCCCGCATTCCTCTGAGCGGCCCCCCGCGGGGCTGGTCCTGAGGGTACCGGCCCGTTAG
- a CDS encoding NTP transferase domain-containing protein: protein MITTGLLLAAGQGCRLRSVTPFKPLCPVAGRALIDHALDGMAAAGLTRAIVSLGYGADAIAAHLAGRSWPLEVVTVMTDYLQPNGVSALAARARVGPEGAVLAMCDHLVQPRHYRRLAKAGAGAGLRLGIDRRLGHAWVDPLDVTCVATRGDAIVGIGKGLEPHDCYDTGIFAVSQRFFEALATLDSPLLTEGVRILAAEGSAKIVDCSDLDWLDVDDASAFAHAEGWLTKLAA, encoded by the coding sequence ATGATCACCACGGGACTGCTACTCGCTGCCGGACAAGGCTGCCGACTCCGTTCCGTCACCCCGTTCAAGCCGCTCTGCCCGGTGGCGGGGCGCGCGCTGATCGACCATGCGCTCGACGGCATGGCGGCGGCGGGGCTGACGCGGGCGATCGTCTCGCTCGGCTATGGCGCCGACGCGATCGCCGCGCACCTCGCCGGCCGTTCGTGGCCGCTGGAGGTGGTGACGGTGATGACCGACTATCTCCAGCCCAATGGCGTCTCCGCGCTGGCGGCGCGCGCGCGGGTCGGGCCGGAGGGCGCAGTTCTGGCGATGTGCGACCACCTCGTCCAGCCGCGCCATTATCGCCGGCTGGCGAAGGCGGGGGCGGGGGCGGGCCTGCGCCTCGGCATCGATCGCCGCCTCGGCCACGCCTGGGTCGACCCGCTCGACGTCACCTGCGTCGCCACGCGCGGCGACGCGATCGTCGGCATCGGCAAGGGGCTGGAGCCGCATGATTGCTACGACACCGGCATCTTCGCGGTATCGCAGCGTTTCTTCGAGGCGCTGGCGACGCTGGACAGCCCCTTGCTGACCGAGGGCGTCCGCATCCTCGCCGCCGAGGGGTCGGCGAAGATCGTCGATTGTAGCGATCTCGACTGGCTGGACGTCGACGATGCGTCGGCGTTCGCGCATGCCGAAGGCTGGCTGACGAAGCTCGCGGCGTAG
- a CDS encoding PAS domain-containing sensor histidine kinase: protein MSEFLIPGLALFGLATSLVLCVLVRAQAKARQEAERRAQRLEAERARLSSLLMAAPAAIAMTQGPKHVYVLSNPINNAWIGHREVLGKPFREAFPEAESDGFLALLDQVYRTGESFSTPEMPLRLPQPDGSVRELFISFVYQPTRDTQGSIDGIAGFAFDVTALVLARRKMEALAEELRTGESRLRTLVESNIIGILFWDIEGGVRGANDAFLQSVGYTREDLDAGRMDWRQFTPPDWRAQDEVLVRELLERGKHPPVEKEYFRKDGSRLPLIVASSFFPDNRREGVGFVLDITARKHAEAALRQSEARAQEAATVAVRNRAQLEATFQSMSDGVVVFDMEGRVVFVNEAEARICGYPSAEDMKRDLQYFAQVFELTHPDRQLLPVEQWPVSRVLRGETLLECELRGRRKDTGQAWFFSYSGAPVRDEHGNQVLALTITRDVTESKKAEERLRDSELQFRTLADAIPQLAWIAETDGAIRWFNRRWYEYTGTSPEDMAAEANRGWQTVHDPAELPRVLAGFEAALASGEPWEDLFPLRRHDGELRWHLSRAMPLRNAEGRIVRWFGTNTDVEDQRRQAVELRKAIEARDTFLVVASHELKTPLTALSLRLAQVLREVRGAVAAGEQHRARELRNLEAAEGQLRRLAGLVDSLLDVTRISGDRLSLVLGDVDVVEAVRETVQGMAAQAERAGSPLHVEAPAHAWCRLDRVRLGQAVTNLLSNAIKFGAGQPIRVALATDGKAVRLTVSDRGIGIAPETLERLFERFERGVSERHYGGLGLGLYFTRKIVEAMGGTVKAQSAPGQGATFTVELPAASHQEAP, encoded by the coding sequence GTGTCGGAGTTCCTCATCCCGGGGCTCGCCCTGTTCGGCCTTGCCACGAGTTTGGTGCTCTGTGTCCTGGTACGCGCGCAAGCCAAGGCTCGGCAGGAGGCAGAGCGGCGCGCACAGAGGTTGGAGGCAGAGCGCGCGCGGCTCTCGTCCCTCCTCATGGCGGCCCCGGCGGCCATCGCGATGACCCAAGGGCCCAAGCACGTGTACGTGCTCTCGAACCCCATCAACAACGCATGGATTGGACATCGGGAGGTGCTGGGAAAGCCTTTTCGCGAAGCCTTTCCCGAGGCTGAGTCTGACGGCTTCCTGGCCTTGCTCGACCAGGTGTACCGCACCGGGGAGTCCTTCAGCACGCCGGAGATGCCGCTCCGGCTCCCGCAGCCAGACGGCTCGGTGCGCGAGCTTTTCATCAGCTTCGTCTATCAGCCTACGCGAGATACCCAGGGGAGCATCGATGGCATTGCCGGGTTCGCGTTCGATGTCACGGCCCTCGTCCTCGCGCGGCGCAAGATGGAGGCGCTCGCGGAGGAGCTCCGGACAGGAGAATCACGCCTGCGCACCCTCGTGGAGTCCAACATCATCGGCATCCTCTTCTGGGACATCGAGGGCGGCGTCCGTGGGGCGAACGATGCTTTCCTCCAGTCCGTCGGCTACACGCGCGAGGATCTGGACGCGGGCCGCATGGACTGGCGGCAGTTCACGCCCCCGGACTGGCGCGCCCAGGACGAAGTGCTCGTGAGAGAGCTCCTTGAGAGGGGCAAGCACCCACCCGTTGAGAAAGAGTACTTCCGGAAGGACGGCTCCCGGCTGCCGCTCATCGTCGCCTCCTCCTTCTTTCCGGACAACCGGCGCGAAGGGGTTGGCTTCGTGCTGGACATCACCGCACGCAAGCATGCCGAGGCAGCGCTGAGGCAGAGCGAGGCGCGCGCCCAGGAGGCCGCCACCGTCGCTGTCCGCAACCGTGCACAGCTCGAGGCCACGTTCCAGTCGATGAGCGATGGGGTCGTCGTGTTCGACATGGAGGGCCGCGTCGTCTTCGTCAATGAAGCAGAGGCGCGGATCTGTGGTTACCCCAGCGCCGAGGACATGAAGCGGGACCTGCAGTACTTCGCCCAGGTCTTCGAGCTCACGCATCCTGACAGACAGCTGCTCCCGGTCGAGCAGTGGCCCGTGTCACGGGTCCTGCGCGGCGAGACACTGTTGGAGTGCGAGCTTCGCGGACGGCGCAAGGACACCGGACAGGCATGGTTCTTCTCCTACAGCGGCGCGCCGGTGCGCGACGAGCACGGCAATCAGGTGCTGGCGCTCACCATCACCCGCGACGTCACCGAGAGCAAGAAGGCCGAGGAGCGGCTGCGCGACAGCGAGCTCCAGTTCCGCACGCTCGCGGATGCCATCCCGCAGCTGGCATGGATTGCCGAGACCGATGGTGCCATCCGCTGGTTCAATCGCCGCTGGTACGAGTACACCGGCACGAGCCCCGAGGACATGGCGGCCGAGGCAAACCGGGGCTGGCAGACCGTGCACGACCCGGCCGAGCTGCCGCGCGTCCTGGCAGGCTTCGAGGCGGCCCTCGCCTCTGGCGAGCCGTGGGAGGATCTCTTCCCGCTGCGGCGCCACGATGGGGAACTCCGCTGGCATCTGTCCCGCGCCATGCCCTTGCGCAACGCGGAAGGCCGCATCGTCCGGTGGTTTGGCACCAATACGGATGTCGAGGACCAGCGCCGGCAGGCCGTGGAGCTGAGAAAGGCGATTGAAGCCCGGGACACCTTCCTCGTGGTGGCCAGCCATGAGCTGAAGACGCCGCTCACCGCCCTCTCCCTGCGGCTCGCGCAGGTCCTGCGCGAGGTTCGAGGCGCGGTGGCCGCCGGCGAGCAGCACCGGGCCCGGGAGCTCCGCAACCTGGAGGCCGCGGAGGGCCAGCTGCGCCGGCTCGCGGGGCTCGTGGACAGCCTGCTCGACGTGACTCGCATCAGCGGAGACCGGCTCTCGCTCGTCCTGGGAGACGTGGACGTGGTGGAGGCCGTTCGCGAGACGGTCCAGGGGATGGCAGCGCAGGCGGAGCGTGCTGGCTCGCCGCTGCACGTGGAGGCTCCGGCACACGCCTGGTGCCGTCTTGACCGCGTGCGGCTGGGACAGGCCGTCACGAACCTCCTTTCCAATGCCATCAAGTTTGGCGCCGGCCAGCCGATTCGCGTGGCACTTGCGACCGATGGCAAGGCCGTGAGGCTGACGGTCAGCGACCGGGGGATTGGAATCGCGCCCGAGACCCTGGAGCGGCTCTTCGAGCGCTTCGAGCGGGGGGTGTCGGAGCGCCACTACGGGGGGCTCGGGCTCGGCCTGTACTTCACCCGGAAGATCGTCGAGGCCATGGGCGGCACCGTGAAAGCCCAGAGTGCCCCTGGGCAAGGGGCCACGTTCACCGTCGAGCTCCCTGCCGCCAGCCACCAGGAGGCTCCGTGA
- a CDS encoding glutamine synthetase family protein yields the protein METKGLRDFLEIPYDELEELNLQVKEQRLKRESPDKLREERTRYLTDEKRIKAVTVCFTDLEGRLHMLDYDKKFLLKSADNLTFDGSSIRGFSAQAESDLRLNVDWSSFYWLPSDIFGPGKVLVFSEVLERDGSAYASDMRGVLKRLTGQMFQKDGLICHAAPEIEGFLFKGRDAERHYHETNQFEFISTGGYYHSLPGDSLRAFIDHAAEAQRAMGFQNEKDHPEVAPSQFEMNFSYSEALISADQIQLYKLLCRQVAAQLGLTASFLPKPVMGVNGNGMHMNLSLSKGGKNLFYDKGGQDGLTQMGWDCIDRILNNANDICLVLNSSVNAYRRLDPHYEAPNQIKASPNNRGAMVRIPFGNERSARIEVRSVAPDANPYMVLYTLLRTAMEGPAPQEDAETKRSRTRFLPDNIFDAVRLFKGSQFVSQVLGEVVQSKFAELKQASAERCPKQLGTRVKSAEIQFHHEVTNQHLWSQF from the coding sequence ATGGAAACGAAGGGCCTGCGGGACTTTCTCGAGATTCCCTACGACGAGCTGGAGGAGCTGAACCTTCAGGTGAAGGAGCAGCGGCTCAAGCGGGAGTCGCCGGACAAGCTGCGCGAGGAGCGCACCCGGTACCTGACCGACGAGAAGCGCATCAAGGCCGTCACCGTGTGCTTCACCGACCTCGAAGGCCGGCTGCACATGCTGGACTACGACAAGAAGTTCCTCCTCAAGAGCGCCGACAACCTGACGTTCGACGGCTCGTCCATCCGCGGCTTCTCGGCGCAGGCCGAGAGTGACTTGCGGCTGAACGTGGACTGGTCGTCCTTCTACTGGCTGCCCTCGGACATCTTCGGGCCGGGCAAGGTGCTGGTGTTCAGCGAGGTGCTGGAGCGCGACGGCTCGGCGTACGCCTCGGACATGCGCGGGGTGCTCAAGCGCCTCACGGGCCAGATGTTCCAGAAGGACGGGCTCATCTGCCACGCGGCGCCGGAGATCGAGGGCTTCCTCTTCAAGGGCCGCGACGCCGAGCGCCACTACCACGAGACGAACCAGTTCGAGTTCATCTCCACGGGGGGCTACTACCACTCGCTGCCGGGTGACTCGCTGCGCGCCTTCATCGATCACGCGGCCGAGGCGCAGCGCGCCATGGGCTTCCAGAACGAGAAGGACCACCCGGAGGTGGCCCCCAGCCAGTTCGAGATGAACTTCTCGTACAGCGAGGCGCTCATCTCCGCCGACCAGATCCAGCTCTACAAGCTGCTGTGCCGCCAGGTGGCCGCGCAGCTGGGGCTGACTGCCAGCTTCCTGCCCAAGCCGGTGATGGGCGTGAACGGCAACGGCATGCACATGAACCTGTCGCTCTCCAAGGGCGGCAAGAACCTGTTCTACGACAAGGGCGGCCAGGACGGCCTGACGCAGATGGGCTGGGACTGCATCGACCGCATCCTCAACAACGCCAACGACATCTGCCTGGTGCTCAACTCGAGCGTGAACGCCTACCGCCGGTTGGATCCGCACTACGAGGCGCCCAACCAGATCAAGGCGAGCCCGAACAACCGCGGCGCGATGGTGCGCATCCCGTTCGGCAACGAGCGCAGCGCGCGCATCGAGGTGCGCTCGGTGGCCCCGGACGCGAACCCCTACATGGTGCTCTACACGCTCTTGCGCACCGCGATGGAGGGCCCCGCGCCGCAGGAGGACGCGGAGACCAAGCGCAGCCGCACCCGGTTCCTGCCGGACAACATCTTCGACGCCGTGCGCCTGTTCAAGGGCAGCCAGTTCGTCTCGCAGGTGCTCGGCGAGGTGGTGCAGAGCAAGTTCGCGGAGCTGAAGCAGGCCTCGGCCGAGCGGTGCCCCAAGCAGCTGGGCACGCGCGTGAAGTCGGCGGAGATCCAGTTCCACCACGAGGTGACCAACCAGCACCTCTGGAGCCAGTTCTAG
- the cglE gene encoding adventurous gliding motility protein CglE produces MRKSLLFAALVLSSSALAATPPEGVAFKPRRGFFTETDIGVFFTLGGENSYSNAQSYLQLGVGYDVTESISLGAHFALGTSAANCFATYQQDTGLCSLSDNFTVAFGDLTAAYHVRLAERFFLTPKLAAGYTRLDPTPVEGEGDPGRAINALNAGVGIGIEYATMMDHFSVGADVLARYIIGPNIPTFAIFPRVKYTF; encoded by the coding sequence GTGAGGAAGTCCCTGTTGTTCGCCGCGCTCGTCCTGTCCTCGTCCGCCCTGGCGGCCACGCCCCCGGAGGGGGTGGCGTTCAAACCGCGCCGGGGCTTCTTCACGGAGACGGACATCGGCGTGTTCTTCACGCTGGGGGGCGAGAACAGCTACTCCAACGCCCAGTCCTACCTGCAGCTGGGGGTGGGCTACGACGTGACGGAGTCCATCTCCCTGGGGGCGCACTTCGCGCTGGGCACCTCCGCGGCGAACTGCTTCGCCACCTACCAGCAGGACACGGGCCTGTGCTCCCTGTCGGACAACTTCACGGTGGCCTTCGGGGACCTGACGGCCGCCTACCACGTGCGGCTCGCCGAGCGCTTCTTCCTCACGCCGAAGCTGGCGGCGGGCTACACGCGGTTGGATCCGACGCCGGTGGAAGGGGAGGGCGACCCGGGGCGCGCCATCAACGCGCTCAACGCCGGGGTGGGCATCGGCATCGAGTACGCGACGATGATGGACCACTTCTCGGTGGGGGCGGACGTGCTGGCCCGCTACATCATCGGGCCCAACATCCCCACCTTCGCCATCTTCCCCCGCGTGAAGTACACGTTCTGA